A genomic stretch from Candidatus Eisenbacteria bacterium includes:
- a CDS encoding B12-binding domain-containing radical SAM protein: MKVLLINPPSDNELVGNNPPIIEEERGYNPPLGLLYIAAHLEKFSSHEVSVIDAQVDELDYPKLKKIIATESPDVVGITAMTFTLIDVIKTAELVKEVNPEIRVVLGGPHVHLYPDETIALPSVDYLVLGEGEIPFHDLMEHIDQQDKLTGITGLVFRHNGNVVNTGVRGLRDNLDEIPFPARHLTPYKKYTSLMAKRNPITTMFTSRGCPYKCIFCDRPHLGKLFRARSAGNVVDELEECVDLGIREFLIYDDTFTIQRKRVVAICEEILKRGLDIGWDVRARVNTVDEDLARLMKKAGCERIHYGVEAGTNRMLKVLQKGITVEEAHHAFRFTKKAGIATLAYFIIGSPTETYEDIKATMKLARDLNPDYVHITIMTPFPGTALYIQGLEEGVIERDFWREFAANPAPDFKPPYWEENFTRDELLKMIDEAYHNFYIRPIYIMKRVMQVRSWGQFKRHARAGLKVLKL, translated from the coding sequence ATGAAGGTACTGCTCATCAACCCGCCCAGCGATAACGAGCTGGTGGGAAACAATCCGCCCATTATCGAAGAGGAGCGCGGCTACAACCCTCCTCTGGGATTGCTCTATATCGCCGCCCACCTCGAGAAATTCAGCAGCCATGAGGTCTCGGTCATCGATGCGCAGGTGGATGAGTTGGATTACCCGAAGCTTAAAAAAATAATCGCAACAGAGAGCCCCGATGTCGTCGGAATCACGGCAATGACCTTCACATTGATCGATGTGATCAAGACGGCGGAGCTCGTGAAAGAGGTGAATCCCGAAATCCGCGTCGTCCTGGGCGGCCCGCATGTGCATCTTTATCCTGATGAGACGATTGCCCTGCCCTCGGTCGACTATCTGGTCCTGGGCGAGGGGGAGATTCCCTTTCACGATTTGATGGAGCATATCGATCAGCAGGATAAGCTCACCGGCATCACAGGATTGGTATTCCGGCATAATGGGAATGTGGTCAACACCGGTGTCCGAGGCCTTCGGGACAACCTCGATGAAATTCCCTTTCCGGCGCGCCATCTGACGCCCTACAAGAAGTACACCTCCCTCATGGCGAAACGAAATCCGATCACGACGATGTTTACCAGCCGGGGATGCCCCTACAAATGTATCTTTTGCGACCGTCCGCATCTGGGGAAGCTCTTCCGCGCCCGATCGGCCGGCAATGTCGTCGATGAGCTGGAAGAGTGCGTCGATCTTGGGATCCGCGAATTTCTGATCTATGACGACACGTTCACCATACAGCGGAAACGGGTTGTCGCGATTTGCGAGGAGATCCTGAAACGCGGTTTGGATATCGGATGGGATGTCCGCGCGCGCGTCAACACGGTCGACGAGGACCTGGCCCGGTTGATGAAGAAGGCCGGATGCGAGCGGATCCACTACGGAGTGGAAGCCGGCACCAACCGAATGTTAAAGGTTCTGCAAAAAGGGATCACGGTCGAAGAGGCCCACCACGCCTTTCGTTTTACAAAGAAGGCCGGGATCGCCACACTCGCCTATTTTATCATCGGTTCCCCCACCGAAACCTACGAAGATATCAAGGCGACGATGAAGCTGGCGCGGGACCTGAACCCCGATTATGTCCATATCACGATCATGACGCCCTTCCCCGGAACAGCGCTTTACATTCAGGGGCTGGAAGAGGGTGTGATTGAGCGCGATTTCTGGCGAGAGTTTGCGGCGAACCCGGCACCTGATTTCAAGCCCCCTTATTGGGAAGAGAATTTCACCCGTGATGAATTACTGAAAATGATCGATGAAGCCTACCACAACTTTTATATCCGCCCGATCTACATTATGAAAAGGGTGATGCAGGTGCGCTCATGGGGGCAATTCAAACGGCATGCGCGGGCCGGCTTGAAGGTGCTCAAGCTGTAG
- a CDS encoding right-handed parallel beta-helix repeat-containing protein, which produces MPQPVAVQHAKGLFPTRYSGSRLIMQLLLSLVILLAGSLAVEADPDTLWVNTTWVAHSDVELINSLVVAPNATLTIERGSTIRLGNSTEILVLGGLMALGTAGEPIEFTRLYSHLPWQTIAADDPTGDFVFDHCIIHGGQGIDWGWVDRGMLGIRYGSITIINCEIYDGLQCALLAVGAGLSLQNNHIHNIGDVGCSIRYWCYGYIVGNTIHDMIDDGLNIDGSDIHVLDNRVYNTYDDGIDCDGSTGLVARNIVSGAGDCGMTFAGDESGLRLENNLIYDSTKGMEIKQSSNITIINTTIADNGIGIRLYENAPGNGGGIGVLRNTILWGNTTSYTLDEYSDLFAVFCDIQGDTLQAGAGNINADPLFANPESGVFKLLNYSPCIDAGVSGDSPVTDIEGHARWDNPNVPNTGSGTYTYYDIGCHEFQPGSSDAPAPEGRQTRLHLGHPSPNPFHRQALVSLDLPVGMRLDAFIVDPSGRRIRSLGSELYPAGSVRWVWDGRNASGARVSSGRYHLVVRTEDGISLSRSLLYLR; this is translated from the coding sequence ATGCCACAACCTGTTGCTGTACAGCACGCCAAAGGTCTTTTCCCAACGCGATATTCTGGCAGTCGATTGATAATGCAGCTCTTGCTCTCCCTCGTGATCCTCCTTGCCGGTTCCCTCGCGGTCGAGGCCGATCCCGACACGCTTTGGGTTAATACGACCTGGGTGGCCCACAGCGATGTTGAGCTTATCAATTCACTCGTCGTCGCACCAAACGCCACCCTGACGATTGAACGGGGCAGCACGATTCGTTTGGGAAACAGCACCGAAATCCTTGTCCTGGGGGGCCTGATGGCCCTGGGCACGGCCGGTGAGCCGATCGAGTTTACACGGCTCTACTCTCATTTACCCTGGCAGACCATTGCGGCGGACGATCCGACCGGCGACTTTGTTTTTGATCACTGCATCATCCACGGCGGGCAGGGAATTGATTGGGGCTGGGTCGATCGGGGGATGCTCGGTATTCGTTATGGATCTATAACAATAATAAATTGTGAAATATATGACGGCTTGCAGTGCGCTCTTCTCGCGGTGGGCGCAGGTTTATCACTGCAGAATAATCATATTCATAACATCGGGGATGTCGGCTGCAGCATCCGGTATTGGTGCTACGGCTACATCGTGGGAAATACGATCCATGATATGATCGATGACGGCCTCAATATCGACGGATCGGACATCCACGTTCTCGATAATCGCGTCTACAACACCTATGATGACGGCATCGATTGCGACGGATCGACCGGGCTTGTCGCCCGGAATATTGTAAGCGGGGCGGGGGATTGCGGCATGACCTTTGCCGGGGATGAATCGGGTCTGCGTCTTGAGAACAACCTGATCTACGATTCCACCAAGGGCATGGAAATCAAACAGAGCTCCAACATCACTATTATCAACACGACGATCGCCGACAATGGCATCGGCATCAGGCTTTATGAAAACGCCCCCGGCAACGGCGGAGGCATCGGTGTTCTGCGGAACACGATTCTCTGGGGCAATACGACAAGTTATACATTAGATGAATATAGCGATTTATTCGCGGTCTTTTGCGACATTCAAGGGGATACCCTGCAGGCCGGAGCGGGCAATATCAACGCCGACCCGCTCTTTGCCAACCCCGAGTCGGGGGTGTTTAAACTGCTGAATTATTCGCCTTGCATTGATGCCGGTGTGTCGGGTGATTCACCCGTGACCGATATCGAAGGGCATGCCCGCTGGGATAATCCCAATGTCCCGAACACCGGCTCCGGAACCTATACATACTATGACATCGGGTGTCATGAGTTCCAGCCCGGCTCATCGGATGCGCCGGCGCCGGAAGGGCGGCAGACGCGCCTGCATTTAGGACATCCGTCACCGAATCCGTTCCATCGCCAGGCGCTTGTATCCCTGGACCTGCCGGTCGGTATGCGCCTCGACGCCTTCATCGTCGACCCCTCGGGGCGGAGAATCCGTTCGTTGGGATCAGAATTGTATCCCGCCGGGTCGGTGCGCTGGGTTTGGGATGGGCGCAACGCATCCGGCGCCCGCGTCTCTTCAGGGCGGTATCATCTCGTCGTCAGAACGGAAGATGGGATTTCCTTATCCAGGTCTTTGCTCTATCTGCGCTGA
- the sppA gene encoding signal peptide peptidase SppA encodes MKSFFRTFFAVILASLFLTFWGIVLLFIFAAMITSETVQVHKNTYLIQTLSGEIPEYYPSTALPIIGDKHNHLTAILENLEKARVDDRIRGVILQVGGSDLGFAKKDEIRLRIKQLQEAGKPVYAYSRFLTSGNYYMISGCDSILLPPEGVLEIKGLAAEAMHFKGTLDAIGVKANLDRIAEYKAAAEPFLMDKMSDAYRENLTWLLEALFNDMVGTIADNRGVTRNRVLELMSTALFNAPQAYEDGLLDAVVYWDDLEEILGDDGKWKTISGDDYATVKRSELGLTGKKRIAVVHAQGVIAGGEDGYVLPFGLKMGAASVTKVLKSIQEDRGIAGVILRIDSGGGESIASDDIGHALFRLDEKKPSVVSMVDVAASGGYMIAYQCSTVVAMPHTITGSIGSITGKFNVRGLYNKLGITKDFLTIGPMADLFSDYRDFSEEEWEIIRSHHYKSYEDWVRRIAAARNLDFAVMDTLCKGRVWTGKQALDRKLVDHLGGLDVALALVKEKAGIPVNEEVKIEHFPKPKSFIERILEEGDMAAGAVPALLKIAAGFLTGDATPNRSLPLMTRSGQVEWVDPAILEGAFLWRIR; translated from the coding sequence ATGAAGTCATTCTTCCGCACGTTCTTTGCGGTTATCCTTGCATCGTTGTTTCTCACCTTTTGGGGCATCGTCCTCCTCTTCATCTTTGCGGCGATGATCACATCGGAAACGGTGCAGGTGCACAAAAACACCTATCTGATCCAGACTCTTTCCGGTGAGATTCCCGAATATTACCCATCGACGGCGCTGCCGATTATTGGAGACAAGCACAATCATCTGACCGCGATTCTGGAGAACCTCGAAAAAGCGCGGGTTGATGATCGAATCCGGGGCGTCATTCTGCAGGTGGGCGGATCGGATCTCGGATTCGCCAAGAAAGACGAAATAAGACTGCGCATCAAACAGCTTCAGGAGGCGGGAAAGCCGGTCTATGCCTATTCCCGGTTCCTCACATCAGGGAACTACTATATGATCTCCGGTTGCGATTCGATCCTCTTACCCCCGGAAGGTGTGTTGGAGATCAAGGGCCTGGCCGCCGAAGCGATGCATTTCAAGGGCACCCTCGATGCCATCGGCGTTAAGGCCAATCTGGATCGGATAGCGGAGTATAAGGCCGCGGCGGAACCTTTCCTCATGGATAAGATGTCGGATGCCTACCGCGAGAATCTCACCTGGCTGCTCGAGGCATTGTTCAATGACATGGTCGGCACGATCGCCGATAACCGCGGCGTCACCAGGAACCGCGTTCTGGAGCTCATGAGTACAGCATTGTTTAACGCGCCTCAGGCCTATGAAGATGGGCTGCTCGACGCGGTCGTTTATTGGGACGATCTGGAGGAGATCCTGGGCGATGACGGCAAATGGAAAACCATCTCAGGCGACGACTACGCAACCGTAAAGCGCTCCGAACTGGGCCTCACCGGCAAGAAGCGCATCGCCGTCGTCCACGCCCAGGGCGTGATCGCCGGTGGGGAGGATGGGTATGTCCTTCCGTTCGGTCTGAAAATGGGCGCCGCATCGGTAACAAAGGTCCTCAAGAGCATCCAGGAAGACAGGGGAATCGCCGGCGTCATTCTCCGCATCGACAGCGGCGGCGGGGAATCAATCGCCAGCGATGATATCGGCCATGCCCTCTTTCGTCTGGATGAGAAGAAGCCCTCGGTCGTCTCGATGGTCGATGTCGCCGCATCCGGCGGCTATATGATTGCTTACCAGTGCAGCACCGTCGTTGCGATGCCGCACACGATCACCGGTTCCATCGGCTCCATCACCGGAAAATTCAATGTCCGTGGTCTGTATAACAAGCTCGGCATCACAAAAGATTTTTTGACGATCGGGCCCATGGCCGATCTCTTTTCCGATTACCGTGATTTTTCTGAGGAAGAATGGGAGATCATCCGGTCACACCACTACAAATCATATGAGGATTGGGTCCGGCGGATCGCCGCGGCCCGGAATCTTGATTTCGCCGTGATGGACACCCTTTGCAAAGGACGCGTCTGGACTGGAAAGCAAGCGCTCGATCGCAAGCTGGTTGACCATCTTGGCGGATTGGATGTCGCCCTGGCCCTCGTTAAAGAAAAGGCCGGTATACCGGTCAACGAAGAGGTCAAGATCGAGCATTTTCCAAAACCAAAATCGTTCATCGAAAGGATCCTCGAGGAAGGCGATATGGCTGCAGGTGCTGTTCCTGCGCTGCTGAAAATAGCGGCCGGGTTCCTCACCGGTGATGCGACGCCAAATAGATCGCTGCCCCTGATGACGCGGAGCGGACAGGTCGAATGGGTCGATCCCGCCATTCTCGAGGGCGCCTTTCTTTGGAGGATTCGTTAG
- a CDS encoding Na+:solute symporter, which produces MNLVTLDWLILALYAILVLGIGIFYSRRASRNTEEFFLSGRQLPWWIAGTSMVATTFAADTPLVVTAYVRSGGVTANWIWFNFAISHALTTFFLAALWRRARVVTDVEFCELRYGSGEGAFLRGFKGGFYSFVTNSVVLGWVILAMATISEEVLGFPKLLTIGACILLATVYASLSGLWGVVMTDLFQFCTAMLGSILLMVLAIDHVGGLSGFAKLIPSLMDSSGEPAMRMMPPVFRGPGAAKGVFWGFIVAISIQWWSWKYSDGGGVLIQRMSASKNERHATLSMLWFSFLNYAVRPWPWFVVALVSIAVFPDLTDHKAAYPKMMSTFLGPGWLGLMFAAMLAAFMSTIDTHMNLASSYFVNDIYRRFMKRNASERHYLWISRASGLGFLIIGSLIALFNTSIRGLFEFLLQLVSGAGAVFLFRWFWWRLNAWSELSAMISSLTVATLLNLSNRWGWIGHTFASHEIMAINVFLSGLVWLTVSYLTKPTPWPVLEAFYKRTRPPGLWRPVRGRFRKAETDDSSDSYTNVRHFPTRQRWEGVLLALILIYGALFGLGHILYGHFLRGGLLCLLGVASFLRIRKIPALSGNGQHSGN; this is translated from the coding sequence ATGAATCTTGTTACCCTGGATTGGCTCATCCTGGCCCTCTACGCCATCCTCGTTTTGGGCATTGGGATCTTCTACTCACGCAGGGCCTCGAGAAACACCGAGGAGTTCTTTCTCTCAGGCCGGCAGCTTCCCTGGTGGATTGCCGGGACCTCGATGGTGGCGACAACCTTCGCCGCCGATACCCCCCTCGTCGTGACAGCCTATGTCCGGTCCGGTGGCGTGACCGCCAACTGGATCTGGTTCAATTTCGCCATCAGCCACGCCCTCACGACCTTCTTCCTCGCCGCCCTCTGGCGCCGCGCACGGGTTGTAACCGATGTGGAGTTCTGTGAACTCCGTTATGGCTCCGGCGAGGGGGCTTTTCTCCGCGGCTTCAAGGGGGGCTTCTACTCCTTTGTGACCAACAGCGTCGTCCTTGGCTGGGTGATTCTCGCCATGGCGACCATTTCCGAAGAGGTGCTGGGATTCCCAAAACTCCTAACGATCGGCGCCTGCATCCTCCTCGCAACGGTCTACGCCTCCCTCTCGGGCTTGTGGGGGGTCGTGATGACCGATCTCTTCCAGTTCTGCACCGCGATGCTGGGATCGATCCTCCTGATGGTTCTCGCCATCGATCATGTCGGGGGACTCAGCGGTTTCGCCAAACTCATTCCCTCACTGATGGATTCATCGGGCGAACCGGCTATGCGGATGATGCCCCCGGTCTTCCGCGGCCCCGGCGCGGCGAAAGGCGTTTTTTGGGGATTTATCGTGGCGATATCAATCCAGTGGTGGTCCTGGAAGTATTCCGATGGAGGTGGCGTGCTGATTCAGAGGATGTCGGCCTCCAAAAATGAGCGCCACGCAACCCTATCCATGCTCTGGTTCTCATTCCTCAATTATGCGGTGCGACCATGGCCCTGGTTTGTCGTCGCGCTCGTTTCCATCGCCGTCTTTCCCGATCTGACCGATCACAAGGCGGCTTACCCCAAGATGATGTCAACCTTCCTCGGTCCGGGTTGGCTGGGGCTGATGTTCGCCGCGATGCTGGCCGCCTTCATGTCGACGATCGACACCCATATGAATCTGGCCTCGTCCTATTTCGTGAACGACATCTACCGCCGTTTCATGAAGCGAAACGCCTCGGAACGCCATTACCTCTGGATCAGCAGGGCATCCGGTTTGGGATTTCTTATCATTGGATCGCTGATCGCTCTTTTTAACACCTCGATCCGCGGTCTCTTTGAGTTTCTGCTCCAGCTCGTCTCGGGCGCCGGGGCGGTCTTTCTCTTCAGATGGTTCTGGTGGCGTCTGAATGCCTGGAGTGAGCTGTCGGCGATGATCTCGAGTCTCACCGTCGCCACGTTGCTGAATCTATCCAATCGCTGGGGATGGATCGGCCACACCTTCGCTTCGCACGAAATCATGGCGATCAACGTCTTTCTCTCGGGGCTTGTTTGGCTGACTGTCTCGTATCTGACCAAACCGACCCCATGGCCTGTGCTGGAGGCTTTCTACAAGCGGACCCGGCCGCCCGGGCTCTGGCGACCTGTGAGAGGGCGTTTTAGGAAAGCTGAAACAGACGATTCATCGGATTCGTATACCAATGTACGCCATTTCCCGACCCGACAGAGATGGGAAGGGGTCTTATTGGCCCTGATTCTCATCTATGGCGCGCTGTTCGGCTTGGGGCATATCCTCTATGGACATTTCCTTCGGGGAGGGCTTCTCTGTCTATTGGGAGTCGCATCGTTTCTTAGAATAAGGAAGATTCCAGCGCTTTCCGGCAACGGCCAACATTCTGGGAATTGA
- a CDS encoding sulfatase — MRYSLTHSFRHPQFNLRRHRTLQYLLLACVCCILSSTLLGCGQKSSRPNIILFVLDTVRRDATGLGSENSRWQNLTPHLDRLAAEGTAYPHAWATAPWTVPSHASIFTGLLPLTHGCIAKHPQLGKVGPTSAELLADAGYATAAFFSNPWLTDRTTGLLRGFELRQETPIGGLTKLTGDEGDQGGRQIIRNAAHWLHNRNKSEPFFVFVNILEAHMPYDPPADYRKRYLPHLPEDAGVPIAWAHEYNAELHPDDTVDWQAIWDLYAGDVNYADWLLGELINILKQMNLYEETVLIITSDHGENLGEHRLVEHQFSIHETLLAVPLVIHAPESTLPHGIRLEPVMLTDLYPTILDLAGISYASLPSQGLSLLKDHASRTEERPLFADYSDPSRVLLKMLQDLNPSLDMRRFTPAWRTVRVGNLRLTAGSDGTILLHNLESDPGQKNNLAGSQPGSVRLLANILQKAESAKREEIHEEELQLDPQTREQLRSLGYIR, encoded by the coding sequence ATGAGATATTCCCTTACACATTCGTTTCGTCACCCACAGTTTAATCTTCGCCGCCATCGTACACTGCAATACCTCTTGCTGGCCTGTGTGTGCTGCATCCTCTCTTCGACATTGCTGGGCTGCGGCCAAAAATCCTCAAGACCGAATATTATCCTCTTTGTCCTCGATACCGTCCGGCGGGACGCCACCGGTCTTGGTTCTGAGAATAGCCGCTGGCAAAACCTCACCCCCCATCTCGATCGCCTGGCGGCTGAGGGCACGGCCTATCCCCATGCATGGGCCACGGCCCCTTGGACCGTTCCCTCCCATGCCTCCATCTTTACCGGGCTCCTCCCTCTGACACACGGTTGTATCGCCAAGCATCCCCAGCTCGGCAAGGTCGGCCCGACATCGGCCGAGTTATTGGCGGATGCCGGATATGCGACCGCCGCCTTCTTCAGCAACCCCTGGCTTACCGACCGCACGACGGGCCTGCTTCGGGGATTCGAGTTACGGCAGGAAACCCCCATCGGAGGATTGACGAAGTTAACCGGCGACGAAGGGGATCAGGGCGGACGCCAAATCATCCGCAATGCGGCCCATTGGCTGCACAATCGAAATAAGAGTGAGCCGTTCTTTGTTTTTGTTAACATTCTCGAAGCGCATATGCCCTACGATCCGCCGGCTGATTATCGCAAGAGATATCTGCCGCATCTTCCCGAGGATGCGGGTGTACCCATCGCCTGGGCCCATGAGTACAACGCCGAGCTGCATCCTGATGATACGGTTGACTGGCAGGCCATTTGGGACCTTTATGCCGGCGATGTCAACTATGCCGATTGGTTGTTGGGCGAATTGATCAATATCCTCAAGCAGATGAACTTGTATGAAGAGACCGTTCTCATCATCACCTCGGACCATGGCGAAAATCTCGGTGAGCATCGATTGGTGGAGCACCAATTTTCAATCCATGAAACGCTGCTGGCCGTTCCCCTTGTCATTCATGCCCCGGAATCGACCCTGCCGCATGGGATTCGGCTTGAGCCGGTCATGCTCACCGATCTCTATCCGACGATCTTGGATCTCGCCGGTATCTCCTACGCGTCGCTCCCATCCCAGGGATTGTCTTTGCTGAAAGATCATGCCTCCCGAACAGAAGAACGCCCCCTCTTCGCCGACTATTCCGATCCCAGCCGTGTTCTTTTAAAAATGTTGCAGGATCTAAACCCCTCGCTTGATATGCGGCGGTTCACGCCCGCCTGGAGAACGGTCCGTGTTGGAAATCTGCGGCTGACCGCGGGTAGCGACGGAACCATCCTGTTGCACAATCTCGAAAGCGACCCCGGGCAGAAGAACAATCTCGCCGGATCGCAACCCGGCTCCGTCCGGCTCCTCGCCAATATCCTCCAAAAGGCCGAATCCGCAAAGCGTGAGGAGATCCATGAAGAAGAGCTGCAGCTCGATCCCCAAACCCGCGAGCAATTGAGGTCTCTGGGGTATATCCGCTGA
- a CDS encoding S-adenosylmethionine decarboxylase gives MRKKTALNQALRSRTRRIVHSALDPISANTTPEEGPSPSWGLATSIDIYNCDPSTIRNAEEIRRFVVELCELIEMRRFGETLVVHFGEDERVAGYSMVQLIETSLISAHFANQTNAVYLDVFSCKLYDPDIVAEFATNFFKGERCITHSTERL, from the coding sequence ATGAGAAAAAAGACGGCATTGAATCAAGCGCTACGATCCAGAACTCGTCGTATCGTTCATTCTGCCCTCGATCCAATAAGTGCGAACACCACTCCTGAAGAGGGGCCTTCCCCTAGCTGGGGATTGGCCACGAGCATAGATATCTATAATTGCGATCCTTCGACAATCCGCAATGCAGAAGAAATCCGCCGATTCGTCGTGGAGCTGTGCGAACTGATCGAGATGCGCCGGTTTGGCGAGACTCTGGTCGTTCATTTCGGCGAAGACGAAAGAGTCGCTGGATATTCAATGGTGCAGTTGATAGAAACGTCCTTAATTTCGGCCCACTTTGCGAATCAAACGAATGCCGTTTATTTAGATGTCTTTAGCTGCAAACTCTATGACCCGGACATTGTTGCAGAATTCGCCACGAATTTCTTCAAGGGCGAGCGATGCATCACTCATTCAACGGAGAGGCTTTAG
- a CDS encoding GNAT family N-acetyltransferase, with amino-acid sequence MEENQSYAYFPGEAWEGRTWLEGNRLPRMHPFLPEISQASFGACDIRYLVPGGMGFDEPMEIDDHGYHFVPEKYGYNLDNYLQEFSHKSMKRLAKELANFDERGFSLRVNHLADFDHLIGMNISRYGSSSYFYDVRFSNSFADLLDLLNRNGWLRLTTVIMDNQPVAIDLGCIYNGTYTLLAGGTHQDYPGIAKVINMHHIRTACEERMRDVDFLCGAFSWKTLFHLEPRPLYRFANQASMSLKGSARPVEKESWIVSA; translated from the coding sequence GTGGAGGAAAACCAATCCTATGCCTATTTCCCGGGGGAGGCATGGGAAGGGAGAACCTGGCTCGAGGGAAACCGATTACCTCGAATGCATCCCTTTCTTCCAGAAATCTCACAGGCCTCCTTCGGCGCCTGTGATATCCGCTACCTGGTTCCCGGTGGCATGGGATTCGATGAGCCCATGGAGATTGATGACCATGGGTACCATTTCGTCCCTGAAAAGTATGGATATAACCTGGATAACTATCTCCAGGAGTTCTCCCACAAATCGATGAAGCGTCTCGCGAAAGAGCTGGCGAATTTTGATGAGCGTGGGTTCAGTTTGCGGGTGAACCACCTGGCTGATTTTGATCATCTGATTGGGATGAATATCTCAAGATATGGGTCCTCATCCTATTTTTATGATGTTAGATTTTCAAACAGCTTCGCCGATCTGTTGGATCTGTTGAATCGGAACGGCTGGCTTCGCCTCACAACGGTCATAATGGATAACCAGCCGGTGGCTATTGATCTCGGCTGCATTTATAATGGAACATATACATTGCTGGCCGGGGGGACGCATCAGGATTATCCGGGAATCGCAAAGGTCATCAACATGCATCATATCCGAACGGCGTGTGAAGAACGCATGCGCGATGTTGATTTTCTTTGCGGAGCATTCTCCTGGAAGACTCTTTTCCATCTTGAACCGCGTCCTCTTTATCGATTCGCAAATCAAGCTTCGATGTCATTGAAAGGATCGGCTCGTCCTGTTGAAAAGGAGTCGTGGATTGTCAGCGCATAA
- a CDS encoding ATP-grasp domain-containing protein, producing the protein MSAHKRLLVVGTTTDYIKYIEKIRPGECLFLTDVRERQKNREPLPLGAQELVCDLLDVEKVILSLNKYLDNPKMILSGVVCFDCESMHVAARIAQSCELPFPGIQAVASCRSKTKTKQLWRDAGVSGPKAGLIRSAMGAVSFYRGVGGAVVLKPLTGSGSELTFLCHNEKDCRRNFNLLKESLKSHHDVRMYAPILIGGVLHNPREIFSVEEFIQGEEYSCDFILDNGDVDIIRIAKKIKYPGKVFGITQSYIIPADLPEGISLKTFKNEIANAAHALDLNRTMGMIDFFFKDGKICFLEMTPRPGGDCLPQLIFRSSGFDMVAAALDFSRGRRPAIPPLSEWKRMVAVRIFSSTPGCLRRLDASRIQADPRVREVSFRFNPGHLIVLPPENLDSWLLGYVIFEPGSQNIEEECRELSSKVIVEVEAPQCPPILSS; encoded by the coding sequence TTGTCAGCGCATAAACGGCTCTTGGTTGTCGGTACGACGACTGACTATATAAAATATATCGAGAAGATCCGGCCGGGTGAGTGTCTTTTTTTGACGGATGTTCGGGAAAGGCAAAAGAACCGGGAGCCTTTGCCCCTCGGCGCCCAAGAGCTCGTTTGCGATCTTCTCGATGTTGAAAAAGTCATTCTGTCCCTAAACAAGTATCTCGACAATCCCAAGATGATTTTGTCAGGGGTTGTTTGTTTCGATTGCGAGTCCATGCACGTCGCGGCGAGAATCGCCCAAAGCTGTGAGCTTCCATTTCCTGGAATCCAAGCTGTCGCATCTTGCCGCAGCAAGACAAAAACGAAACAGCTCTGGCGGGATGCCGGCGTGTCAGGTCCGAAGGCCGGCCTTATCCGATCGGCCATGGGGGCGGTTTCCTTTTACCGAGGTGTTGGAGGAGCGGTGGTTTTAAAGCCCCTGACCGGCAGCGGGAGCGAATTGACATTTCTGTGCCACAATGAAAAAGACTGCCGGCGCAATTTCAATTTATTAAAGGAGTCCTTAAAAAGCCATCATGATGTCAGGATGTATGCGCCTATCTTAATAGGGGGCGTATTGCACAATCCGAGAGAAATCTTCTCTGTTGAAGAATTCATACAGGGAGAGGAATACAGCTGTGATTTCATTCTGGATAATGGCGATGTCGATATTATACGTATAGCAAAAAAGATAAAGTATCCTGGAAAAGTATTCGGTATCACCCAATCCTACATTATCCCCGCTGATTTGCCGGAGGGGATATCACTAAAGACCTTTAAAAACGAGATCGCGAATGCGGCGCATGCTCTTGACTTAAACAGGACGATGGGCATGATCGATTTCTTTTTTAAAGACGGCAAGATTTGTTTTCTTGAGATGACGCCGCGTCCAGGCGGCGATTGCCTGCCGCAATTGATTTTTAGGAGCAGCGGTTTCGATATGGTCGCCGCCGCTCTTGATTTTTCACGCGGGCGCAGGCCCGCGATCCCTCCACTCAGTGAGTGGAAGAGGATGGTGGCCGTTCGAATTTTCTCTTCAACTCCGGGCTGTCTGCGCCGTTTAGATGCAAGCCGGATTCAAGCGGACCCCCGGGTTCGTGAAGTTTCGTTTCGTTTCAATCCCGGGCATCTCATTGTTCTTCCACCGGAGAACCTCGATTCATGGCTCTTGGGATATGTTATATTTGAACCTGGGAGTCAAAATATCGAAGAAGAATGCCGGGAGTTGTCATCCAAGGTTATAGTTGAGGTGGAGGCGCCCCAATGCCCGCCGATTCTGAGTTCCTAG